The DNA sequence AAAAGTTATAAAATCATCTAACAGTTCTTACATATCaacttcatataaaaataacttaatgtgaatttttacttataataatataataataaaataaatataaattaattaataaaatttaaaaatttaaaaataattatttttataaaaacaaaataaaagcatttataataaaaaataattaaattttatataattatttaattatactGAGTTAATTGATTCGACCCACCGATTAAACCAGTAATCTAATGATTCAGTAATTTAACCGATTTAATCGATCCTGACAACATACTTTGATATGGTTATTCTTATTCAATTAGATTTTAGAAAATTTATTAAGTAATGAGTTTAAAAATCAGTTATACAATTTAAATTCTACAAATTATTTGACTAAGTTTTcgttatttcattatttattttattttgacaactattaaagaaaaaaaattttctttttaataataatttcttatatagcttttttatatttactctaatcaaaattttaataagagaTAATATTGACTCACTTCAAacaatttaatttcaatttaaaaagcatacaaattattattaaattaatgaGACTTTAAAGTACTGTATTAAATTACAGAATATCAACCTATATTTTATTACGTAgatttttttctaattaatgTGTATAGTTGAGAAATTGTTAGtattttattagttaaaattaatttttaaaattaaaagaattgtTATGAAAGAATCTTAAATAGATAACAATTTTGAAGTTTACTATGAATCGAACTCTTCATTATTcgaatttagaattttaatattatattataatattactCATCCTAAAAATAGTTGATGAAAAAGAgtaacactaatgattatatctctaatatttcttaaattttcattatacacattgtacaaatattttattgacTCCTCGTACtttctcaaattttaaatgaatttataaataaaagaaattattttcGGTTTAATTTGTGTGAGTTGTTTTGGAAAATATTAGAAGAATAACATGGTACCGGTGTCCGAAGGTGAACCACATAATAGTATCCGATTATGAATTAAGCGCAGTGCAGACTGCAGAGCGACAGGCATCAGGCAGCTTAGCTATGGGAACTGTGATTGACTCTCACTTCTTGGCTCTCACTGCCATCCTCACTGTATTTATTCTCTCTCTACATGCATGCTGCTCATTTTCTTCAACAACATATTCAAGATATTCATTTCGCTTTTTTGTAGATTGGGTATCAGTTTGTGTTTTTCATCATCACTGCCCTCCTCAAATTTGACAAAGTTACTGATTTTGCCGGTATAATTCATTCACACTTCTCCTTCATTCTTCCTCCTTCCGTCTTCTtcaccctttttttttctttgaaggAAGTACCAATTTCATAATAATTGCTGTGTTGACCCTCCTGCTCAAGGGATCATGGTATTTTCGACAGGTACCTATGCCAATTACATTCTATTTCCATCTCCTTTCTCTTTTGTATCGTCGCTCGCTTATTCAAATGCTACCTTCACAGATAATCCTCTCTTTCTTTGTTGTATTATGGGGTCTTCGCCTCGGCCTTTTTCTCTTATTCAGGTAACCCtacaaataatttattattaatatttaatacagTAAAGTACCATTCTCTAACTTGTGATTACCCCCGTCATCAGGATTCTGAAGTGGGGAGAGGATCGACGCTTTGACGAAATGCGGAATAATTTGGGAAAATTGGCCATATTCTGGACATTTCAGGTTTGGAAGAATGTCTCTACCTTGCATATGCAAGTTGGGAGTTTGTGTTTGtgtttgtttaatttaatttcaaatattGCAGGCTGTGTGGGTGTGGACAGTGAGTTTACCAGTTACAGTGGTTAATGCAAGCAACCGAAATCCTTTCATACAGCCTCAGGATGTGATAGGATGGATTTTGTGGGCTGTGGGTTTTATACTTGAAGGTACAGCGGATCATCAGAAGCTGCGCTTTAAACAATCTCCAGAAAATAGAGGCAAGTGGTGCAATTCTGGTCTCTGGAAATATTCTCGCCATCCAAACTACTTTGGTGAGGTTAGTCCTTTCATCTTATTGATTTCAATCAAACTTTGAAAAGTCCATGTTTATGTTTACTCTACTACATGATTATGTTATCTTCTTCTTTCTGTGATTAATATTGCTTGCATCTTTGGTTAGAAATTCAAATTAATATTGCTCTGTAGCTTATTATATTCTTCTTCCCCCTGCATAAGCAATCCTTTACTGTGGAAAatctttttgaaaattaatgagcATTGGAATGAGTTCcatttattcttcttttatttaaacCTCTGGTCAAGAATTGATGGAGCTTCATGAATACTTAACTCAGATGTTGCTTTGGTGGGGAATTTTTGTGGCATCCACACCAATACTGAAGGGAGCAGAATGGTTGGTAATCATTGGACCAATATTTCTCACTTTGTTGCTTCTTTTTGTCAGTGGCATTCCAATGCTTGAGGTTTGTTCTTACCGAATTTGGTCAAAACTACGCTGCCACCTTTTTTTGCCTTTGTCGATGATTAATTGCATAATGGAAGCAGGATTCAGCAGATAAGAAGTTTGGAAATGTAGATGGATACAGGATATACAAACGGAGGACTAGGTTTGTTTCACCTCCTcaatgttatttaat is a window from the Arachis stenosperma cultivar V10309 chromosome 3, arast.V10309.gnm1.PFL2, whole genome shotgun sequence genome containing:
- the LOC130967457 gene encoding uncharacterized protein LOC130967457 isoform X2, coding for MGTVIDSHFLALTAILTIGYQFVFFIITALLKFDKVTDFAGSTNFIIIAVLTLLLKGSWYFRQIILSFFVVLWGLRLGLFLLFRILKWGEDRRFDEMRNNLGKLAIFWTFQAVWVWTVSLPVTVVNASNRNPFIQPQDVIGWILWAVGFILEGTADHQKLRFKQSPENRGKWCNSGLWKYSRHPNYFGEMLLWWGIFVASTPILKGAEWLVIIGPIFLTLLLLFVSGIPMLEDSADKKFGNVDGYRIYKRRTSPLIPLPPPIYGNLPLWFKTTFLFELPLYSRNLPQEGLD
- the LOC130967457 gene encoding uncharacterized protein LOC130967457 isoform X1, producing the protein MGTVIDSHFLALTAILTIGYQFVFFIITALLKFDKVTDFAGSTNFIIIAVLTLLLKGSWYFRQIILSFFVVLWGLRLGLFLLFRILKWGEDRRFDEMRNNLGKLAIFWTFQAVWVWTVSLPVTVVNASNRNPFIQPQDVIGWILWAVGFILEGTADHQKLRFKQSPENRGKWCNSGLWKYSRHPNYFGEMLLWWGIFVASTPILKGAEWLVIIGPIFLTLLLLFVSGIPMLEDSADKKFGNVDGYRIYKRRTSPLIPLPPPIYGNLPLWFKTTFLFELPLYSRNLPQEGLDWCRTSSGESSNAQKID